The Pogona vitticeps strain Pit_001003342236 chromosome 6, PviZW2.1, whole genome shotgun sequence genome contains a region encoding:
- the IL6 gene encoding interleukin-6 codes for MRVLLSACYFWAATVLLKSFGARGFPVGDSSGDEEFSDVPCARASPVGRPPLHTSAYLAHWLWETAASWNELLCKEQDMCKGSMEIVNQNNLHLPKITPNNGCYEPGFEKETCLRNLSSGLYKFQTYLEYIEETSIDGAHGTTSIWPSTQRLANNLRSMMNNPDTVTMPLPENQKAISAELREQRHWNATVTKHLILQGFISFMEKTTRAIRHLCMANA; via the exons ATGCGTGTCCTACTGTCAGCAT GCTATTTCTGGGCTGCAACTGTCCTTCTGAAGTCCTTTGGGGCTCGCGGCTTCCCGGTCGGGGATTCATCCGGGGATGAAGAATTTAGCGACGTCCCCTGTGCCAGGGCTTCGCCGGTTGGACGCCCGCCCTTGCACACGAGCGCCTACTTGGCTCATTGGCTCTGGGAAACGGCGGCCAGTTGGAACGAGTTG TTGTGTAAGGAGCAAGACATGTGTAAAGGCAGTATGGAGATAGTGAACCAAAATAATCTCCATCTTCCGAAGATCACTCCAAACAATGGATGCTATGAACCTGGATTCGAAAAG GAGACATGTTTGAGAAACCTTTCAAGTGGCCTTTACAAATTTCAGACATATTTGGAATACATAGAAGAAACATCTATTGATGGGGCACATGGTACTACATCTATATGGCCAAGCACACAACGCCTGGCAAATAATTTGCGATCCATG ATGAACAATCCTGATACAGTAACTATGCCACTTCCAGAGAATCAGAAAGCTATTTCTGCAGAACTTCGAGAGCAGAGACATTGGAATGCTACAGTTACCAAGCACCTCATACTTCAaggttttatttcatttatggaAAAAACCACAAGAGCTATTCGCCATCTATGTATGGCCAATGCCTGA